The Vigna radiata var. radiata cultivar VC1973A unplaced genomic scaffold, Vradiata_ver6 scaffold_365, whole genome shotgun sequence genome includes a region encoding these proteins:
- the LOC106779560 gene encoding calnexin homolog: protein MVPKIQLYLVMSSRLSNCWPLKYLKSNNGHVKDNPHEPETWKHAKSEGHDDYGLLVSEKARKYAMVKELEEAVGLKEGXVVLQFETRLQNGLECGGAYLKYLRPQDAGWKPKEFDNESSYSIMFGPDKYGATNKVHFIFKHKNPKSGEYMEHHLKHPPSVPSDKLSHVYTAILTPHNEVQVFIDEEQKKKANFLSADDFEPPLIRPKTFPDPEDKKPEDWDEREKIPNPSAVKPDDWDEDAPLEIVDEEAEKPEGWLDDEPDEIDDPETIKVLNGIFN, encoded by the exons ATGGTCCCCAAAATTCAGTTATACCTCGTTATGAGCTCTAGATTAAGTAATTGTTGGCCATTGAAATATCTCAAAAGCAATAATGGACATGTTAAAGATAATCCACATG AACCAGAAACCTGGAAACATGCCAAGAGTGAGGGACACGATGATTATGGTCTTCTTGTCAGTGAGAAAGCGAGGAAATATGCCATGGTGAAGGAACTTGAAGAGGCAGTGGGTCTCAAGGAGGGAANTGTTGTTCTCCAGTTTGAAACTCGGCTTCAGAATGGCCTCGAATGTGGTGGAGCTTATCTAAAATATCTCCGACCACAGGATGCTGGATGGAAACCTAAGGAATTTGACAACGAATCTTCGTATTCTATCATGTTTGGTCCTGATAAGTATGGGGCCACAAACAAAGTACACTTCATTTTCAAACACAAGAATCCCAAGAGTGGGGAGTATATGGAGCACCATCTTAAGCATCCCCCTTCTGTCCCTTCTGATAAATTGTCTCATGTTTACACGGCTATTTTGACGCCTCACAATGAGGTGCAAGTTTTCATAGACGAGGAACAGAAGAAGAAGGCAAACTTCTTAAGTGCTGATGATTTTGAACCTCCTCTTATCCGTCCCAAGACATTCCCAGATCCTGAGGATAAGAAGCCAGAGGACTGggatgagagagagaaaattccAAACCCAAGTGCGGTAAAGCCAGACGATTGGGATGAGGATGCACCCTTGGAAATTGTTGATGAAGAAGCTGAAAAACCTGAAGGATGGTTAGACGATGAACCTGATGAGATAGATGATCCAGAGACAATTAAGGTTCTTAatgggatttttaattaa